Proteins co-encoded in one Myxococcus xanthus genomic window:
- a CDS encoding NAD(P)/FAD-dependent oxidoreductase, whose amino-acid sequence MNKLPGSAIVIGASIGGLCAARVLADHFERVTVIERDVLQDGPRPGAPQANHIHVLLRKGVDLLEQYFPGLVEQMTADGIEPFDFTQDLRWLQFGDWMPRHRSGIVLYPQTRCSLERYLRGRLRAYSNVEILESTSVRALLATPDGRRILGVQTHDRHGDGGAVTNRLANIVVDASGRGSQLGKWLSELGFSPPEESRLPINLCYVSRLFEQPETARDWRGLWITPLPPDKPRGGAMLGVEGNRWIVSLFGYEGHHPPRDEDGFVEFARSLREPDIYEAIKDAKPVSDVGVYRVPDVRWRHFERIRDFPAGLLVLGDAWCYFDPVFGQGMSVAMLEANLLNEALHQLDSLEAVTQAWTASYLRTGAQWLQGLWFFVTAEAMRHPHVPGERTRLIKLAQWYVEELYALNHEHPEIYQEFLKLMHVQAGPEFLLRPDIALRLAKRAWQQKSEKGLGTEALWPASRVALGARYAGRMLANLVVPQRVGPRDRICHFDTEVLWKPDKTLGWFVRDALRAQGLLSEASEVRRFLEYWLPVQGLGIAKKALIEFSYNADEPGLGFMLYGDNGTVTRAFREYTRQLGITNEGVERSVAICETFRPSDLGLVRAEFKPGGPTRYSIAASWHFDPMRGHSGFDEAMSRLPERFRAGPFAERVKTHASALRTEYYPLFLGLSFLEDGTLESKMYLVRFDANRPPFQPGSELWRFLQEMGVSAPELERVRQLNALLWEHSADKMTQVAIEASEFQSQPKRVNLIYCGIQTSVVLEAISRFGYPVSSKQSVRDFERMMQTDRAKFVAVRVGPEGLSPRLKLYKHALFDFGDLSVVEDGGLGPRDATPAAVKDVSDVCLY is encoded by the coding sequence ATGAACAAACTTCCTGGGAGCGCCATTGTCATTGGCGCCAGCATCGGTGGGCTCTGCGCCGCGCGCGTGCTGGCGGACCATTTCGAGCGCGTCACCGTCATTGAACGGGACGTGCTCCAGGATGGCCCTCGCCCGGGCGCGCCCCAGGCCAATCACATCCACGTCCTGCTGCGAAAGGGTGTGGACCTGTTGGAGCAGTACTTCCCCGGCCTCGTCGAGCAGATGACGGCGGACGGCATCGAGCCCTTCGACTTCACCCAGGACCTCCGGTGGTTGCAGTTTGGTGACTGGATGCCGCGCCACCGCAGCGGCATCGTCCTGTACCCGCAGACGCGCTGCTCCCTGGAGCGCTACCTGCGAGGGCGGCTTCGCGCCTATTCCAACGTGGAGATCCTGGAGTCGACCTCCGTGCGGGCGCTGCTGGCCACGCCGGATGGGAGGCGGATTCTCGGAGTCCAGACGCATGACCGCCATGGGGACGGCGGCGCGGTGACGAACCGGCTCGCCAACATCGTGGTCGACGCGAGCGGGCGCGGATCGCAACTGGGCAAGTGGTTGTCGGAGTTGGGTTTCAGCCCGCCGGAGGAGAGCCGGCTGCCCATCAACCTCTGCTACGTGTCACGCCTCTTCGAGCAGCCGGAGACAGCCAGGGACTGGCGCGGACTGTGGATCACCCCGCTGCCGCCCGACAAACCGCGCGGCGGGGCGATGCTGGGCGTGGAAGGCAATCGCTGGATTGTGTCCTTGTTCGGCTACGAAGGACACCACCCGCCCCGCGACGAGGACGGATTCGTGGAGTTCGCCCGCAGCCTCCGCGAGCCGGACATCTACGAAGCCATCAAGGACGCGAAGCCCGTCTCGGACGTCGGGGTGTACCGGGTGCCGGACGTGAGATGGCGCCACTTCGAGCGCATCCGGGACTTCCCCGCGGGGTTGCTCGTCCTGGGGGATGCGTGGTGCTACTTCGACCCTGTCTTCGGCCAGGGCATGTCGGTGGCGATGCTGGAGGCGAACCTCCTCAACGAGGCGCTGCACCAACTCGACAGCCTGGAGGCGGTGACCCAGGCCTGGACGGCGTCCTACCTCCGCACGGGCGCGCAGTGGCTCCAGGGCCTCTGGTTCTTCGTGACGGCGGAGGCCATGCGGCATCCCCACGTCCCCGGTGAGCGGACGCGGCTCATCAAGCTGGCCCAGTGGTACGTCGAGGAGCTCTACGCGCTGAACCACGAGCATCCGGAGATCTACCAGGAGTTCCTCAAGCTGATGCACGTCCAGGCGGGGCCGGAGTTCCTCCTGCGCCCGGACATCGCCTTGAGGCTCGCGAAGCGCGCCTGGCAGCAGAAGTCCGAGAAGGGCTTGGGCACCGAGGCACTGTGGCCCGCCAGCCGGGTGGCGCTGGGAGCGCGCTACGCGGGACGGATGCTGGCCAACCTGGTGGTTCCTCAACGGGTCGGCCCGCGTGATCGCATCTGCCACTTCGACACGGAAGTGCTGTGGAAGCCGGACAAGACGCTGGGGTGGTTCGTCCGGGATGCCCTGCGCGCCCAAGGTCTGCTGAGCGAGGCCTCCGAGGTGCGGCGGTTCCTGGAGTACTGGCTCCCGGTGCAGGGCCTGGGCATCGCGAAGAAGGCGTTGATTGAGTTCTCCTATAACGCGGACGAGCCCGGCCTGGGCTTCATGCTCTACGGCGACAATGGGACGGTCACGCGGGCCTTCCGGGAGTACACGCGGCAGCTCGGCATCACCAACGAGGGCGTCGAGCGGTCCGTGGCCATCTGCGAGACGTTCCGGCCTTCGGACCTGGGCCTGGTGCGCGCGGAGTTCAAGCCCGGAGGCCCCACCCGGTATTCCATTGCCGCCAGCTGGCACTTCGACCCCATGCGCGGGCACTCCGGTTTCGATGAGGCGATGAGCCGCCTGCCGGAGCGCTTCCGGGCAGGGCCCTTCGCGGAGCGGGTGAAGACCCATGCTTCCGCGCTGCGGACCGAATACTACCCGCTGTTCCTGGGGTTGAGCTTCCTGGAGGACGGAACACTCGAATCCAAGATGTACCTGGTGCGCTTCGACGCGAATCGGCCTCCATTCCAGCCTGGCTCGGAGCTGTGGCGCTTCCTCCAGGAAATGGGTGTGTCCGCCCCGGAGCTGGAGCGGGTTCGCCAGCTGAACGCGCTGCTCTGGGAGCACTCCGCGGATAAGATGACCCAGGTCGCCATCGAGGCCTCCGAGTTCCAATCCCAGCCCAAGCGCGTCAACCTCATCTACTGCGGGATCCAGACCTCTGTGGTTCTGGAAGCCATCTCCCGGTTCGGGTATCCCGTGTCCTCGAAGCAATCCGTTCGGGACTTCGAGCGGATGATGCAGACCGATCGCGCGAAGTTCGTCGCGGTGCGGGTGGGGCCCGAAGGATTGAGTCCGCGTCTCAAGCTGTACAAGCACGCCCTTTTTGATTTTGGCGATCTGTCCGTGGTGGAGGACGGAGGCCTCGGGCCGCGTGATGCCACGCCGGCCGCAGTGAAAGACGTTTCGGACGTATGTCTTTATTGA
- a CDS encoding alkaline phosphatase family protein, protein MERCVVLDLPGLSARYVGPSAPNMQAFVERGRMVPLQPVLPALNCTMQATFLTGRYPSEHGIVGDGWLNRELGEVRFWPQSDGLVQTPQLWDAARKLDPSFTCARVCWFMNMYSKADYAITPQPSFTADGRVVPDVFTEPLHLRKPLVEALGNFPAYDYWGPRYSIRSSEWIADVAMWLEQRHSPTLSLVFLPHLDYTPHTFGPNAKEIHKSLREIDDVVGKLIGFYESRGVRVIILSEFGAVPVSRAVHLNRLFRRRGWLAIREEGGRDVVYPSGSEAFAVADMQIAHIYVRNPALLDEVKALVEAEPGVAQVLDAEGKRAHHLDHPRSGELVALAEPDAWFTYFYWLDDARAPDYARTVDIYRKPGYDPLEMFVDPKLGLRMLELGGSVVKEKLGVRSRLEVVSMDGSLLKGAHGLPTGPEDGPVLMTRHGELIEAETLHATQVHDLILAHLTGQQAAA, encoded by the coding sequence ATGGAACGTTGCGTCGTTTTGGATTTGCCTGGATTGAGCGCGAGGTATGTCGGCCCCTCGGCGCCAAACATGCAGGCATTCGTGGAGCGGGGGCGCATGGTGCCGCTCCAGCCCGTCCTGCCGGCGCTGAACTGCACCATGCAGGCGACGTTCCTGACCGGAAGATATCCCAGCGAGCACGGAATCGTCGGAGATGGATGGCTCAACCGGGAGTTGGGAGAGGTCCGCTTCTGGCCCCAATCCGATGGGCTCGTGCAGACGCCGCAGCTCTGGGACGCCGCCCGCAAGCTCGACCCCAGCTTCACCTGCGCCCGCGTGTGCTGGTTCATGAACATGTATTCGAAGGCGGACTACGCCATCACGCCGCAGCCGTCCTTCACCGCGGACGGGCGGGTGGTGCCTGACGTGTTCACGGAGCCGCTCCACCTGCGCAAGCCGCTCGTCGAGGCGCTGGGGAACTTCCCCGCGTATGACTACTGGGGACCCCGCTACAGCATCCGCTCCTCGGAGTGGATCGCCGACGTCGCCATGTGGCTGGAGCAGCGGCACAGCCCCACGCTCTCACTCGTCTTCCTTCCGCACCTGGACTACACGCCGCACACGTTTGGACCGAACGCGAAGGAGATCCACAAGAGCCTCCGGGAGATCGACGACGTCGTCGGGAAGCTGATTGGCTTCTACGAGTCGCGCGGCGTGCGCGTCATCATCCTCTCGGAGTTCGGCGCGGTCCCCGTGTCCCGGGCCGTCCACCTGAACCGCCTCTTCCGCCGCCGAGGGTGGCTGGCGATCCGGGAAGAGGGCGGCCGTGACGTCGTCTATCCCAGCGGCAGTGAGGCGTTCGCCGTCGCGGACATGCAAATCGCGCACATCTATGTCCGGAACCCGGCGCTCCTGGACGAGGTCAAGGCGCTGGTCGAGGCGGAGCCCGGGGTGGCCCAGGTGCTCGATGCCGAGGGCAAGCGCGCCCACCATCTGGACCACCCACGCTCGGGCGAGCTGGTGGCCCTGGCGGAACCGGATGCCTGGTTCACGTACTTCTACTGGCTCGATGACGCGCGTGCGCCGGACTACGCGCGCACCGTCGATATCTACCGCAAGCCGGGCTACGACCCGCTGGAGATGTTCGTGGACCCGAAGCTGGGTCTGCGCATGCTGGAACTGGGGGGCAGTGTCGTGAAGGAGAAGCTGGGCGTACGCTCGCGACTGGAGGTCGTCTCGATGGACGGCTCCCTCCTCAAAGGGGCGCATGGCCTGCCCACCGGCCCGGAGGATGGGCCGGTGCTGATGACACGACATGGCGAGCTGATCGAGGCAGAGACACTCCACGCTACGCAAGTCCACGACCTCATCCTGGCGCACCTGACCGGACAGCAGGCGGCGGCCTGA
- a CDS encoding acyl-CoA dehydrogenase family protein, whose translation MDFSWTHEQVELYDRALAFARAQLPEAAKPSKEALPRDLWQRCGEFGFLGLPVPAAHGGLGLDTLTTARVMEALGRGCVDTGLVFSVGAHLFACVMPILESGDDAQKSRYLPRLCSGEWVGANAISEPEAGSDVFALKTRAVRDGDSYVLDGGKSYVTNGPSADVFLVYAATQPAHGYMGLSAFLVEKDTPGLSVGRAFEKMGLSTSPIAPIYLEGCRVPESARLGAEGQGAAMFKRSMQWERACLFAAYVGVMERVLEQTADFARTRKQFKKALGKNQAISHKLADMKQRLEASRLLLYQACWKMDRGQDAVMEVSLAKLAISEAAIQSGLDAIQIHGGMGYVAETGIERVLRDAIPSAIFSGTSEIQRDIIANQLGL comes from the coding sequence ATGGACTTCAGTTGGACTCACGAGCAGGTGGAGCTCTATGACCGTGCCCTCGCCTTCGCGCGAGCGCAGTTGCCCGAGGCCGCAAAGCCCAGCAAGGAAGCCCTGCCACGCGATTTGTGGCAACGCTGTGGTGAGTTCGGCTTCTTGGGGCTGCCCGTGCCCGCGGCGCATGGCGGACTGGGGCTGGACACACTGACCACTGCACGGGTGATGGAGGCGCTGGGGCGTGGCTGCGTGGACACCGGACTGGTGTTCTCCGTGGGAGCTCACCTCTTCGCCTGCGTGATGCCCATCCTGGAGAGCGGGGATGACGCGCAGAAGTCCCGGTACCTGCCCCGCCTGTGCTCGGGGGAATGGGTGGGCGCCAACGCCATCTCCGAACCCGAAGCGGGCTCGGATGTGTTTGCCCTGAAGACGCGCGCGGTGCGGGACGGCGACAGCTACGTGCTCGATGGTGGCAAGAGCTACGTCACCAATGGCCCCTCCGCGGACGTCTTCCTCGTCTACGCCGCCACGCAGCCGGCCCATGGGTACATGGGCCTGAGCGCCTTCCTCGTCGAGAAGGACACGCCGGGACTGTCCGTCGGGCGCGCCTTCGAGAAGATGGGGCTGTCCACGTCGCCCATCGCCCCCATCTACCTGGAGGGGTGCCGTGTCCCGGAGTCCGCGCGGCTGGGTGCGGAGGGCCAGGGCGCGGCGATGTTCAAGCGCTCCATGCAGTGGGAGCGCGCGTGCCTCTTCGCCGCCTACGTGGGCGTGATGGAGCGGGTGCTCGAACAGACGGCGGACTTCGCCCGGACCCGCAAGCAGTTCAAGAAGGCCCTGGGGAAGAACCAGGCCATCTCCCACAAGCTGGCGGACATGAAGCAGCGGCTGGAGGCATCCCGGCTGCTGCTGTACCAGGCCTGCTGGAAGATGGACCGAGGCCAGGACGCCGTCATGGAAGTGTCCCTGGCCAAGCTGGCCATCAGCGAGGCCGCCATCCAGAGCGGCCTGGACGCCATCCAGATTCACGGCGGCATGGGCTACGTGGCCGAAACGGGCATCGAGCGCGTGCTGCGTGACGCCATTCCCAGCGCCATCTTCTCCGGCACCTCCGAAATCCAACGCGACATCATCGCCAACCAGCTCGGCCTATGA
- a CDS encoding amino acid adenylation domain-containing protein: MTLDQIVIRAAAKAPESIAIKGPDGTLTYGQLDALANRIARALQELGVKQGDRVGLWTEKSVRAVAAMQGIARLGAAYVPLDPLNPATRTRLILDDCGIDVMVTTTTRASELHNAGVSRLRYLLVDDKGPEICWNRLSGFSSEPLPPHGAGDHDLAYILYTSGSTGTPKGVCISQRNAMAFIEWCHALLGTTPEDRFSNHAPFFFDLSVLDLYAAFMGGASVTLIPEALAFAPEKLVELVLRERFTCWYSVPSALMLMMQEGGLLKHGALPFRAVLFAGEPFPIRHLRPLREHLPQARFFNLYGPTETNVCTFHEVTDISPHRTEPVPIGRASCGNRVWLARPPPGSEEAREEGDGVGELMVEGPTVMLGYWGQPRHGSGPYATGDRCREVPDGTFEYLGRRDNMLKVRGRRIEAGEIEAALLTHPDIREAGVIATGSGLEARLVAFVVSGASKPPSLLKVKKHCAERLPRYMIVDEVRVLPELPRTPNGKLNRRALRELTQAP, from the coding sequence ATGACACTCGACCAAATCGTCATCCGTGCAGCGGCGAAGGCTCCCGAGTCCATCGCCATCAAGGGTCCCGACGGGACCCTCACCTACGGCCAGTTGGACGCGCTCGCCAACCGCATCGCCCGCGCGCTCCAGGAGCTGGGCGTGAAGCAGGGAGACCGCGTGGGGCTGTGGACGGAAAAGTCCGTGCGCGCCGTCGCCGCGATGCAGGGCATTGCCCGGCTGGGCGCCGCCTACGTCCCCTTGGACCCGCTGAACCCCGCGACGCGAACGCGGCTCATCCTCGACGACTGCGGCATTGACGTGATGGTGACCACCACCACGCGCGCGTCCGAGCTCCACAACGCCGGCGTGAGCCGGCTGCGCTACCTGCTGGTGGACGACAAGGGGCCCGAGATCTGCTGGAACCGGCTGTCCGGTTTTTCATCTGAGCCGCTGCCGCCGCACGGCGCGGGCGACCACGACCTGGCGTACATCCTCTACACGTCAGGCTCCACGGGAACGCCCAAGGGCGTGTGCATCAGCCAGCGGAACGCGATGGCCTTCATCGAGTGGTGCCATGCGCTCCTGGGCACCACACCGGAGGACCGCTTCAGCAACCACGCGCCGTTCTTCTTCGACCTCTCGGTGCTGGACCTGTATGCGGCCTTCATGGGCGGCGCGTCCGTCACGCTCATCCCGGAGGCGCTGGCCTTCGCGCCGGAGAAGCTGGTGGAGCTGGTCCTCCGCGAGCGGTTCACCTGTTGGTACTCGGTGCCGTCGGCGCTGATGCTGATGATGCAGGAAGGCGGCCTGCTGAAGCATGGGGCGCTGCCCTTCCGCGCCGTGCTCTTCGCCGGCGAGCCGTTCCCCATCCGGCACCTGCGCCCGCTTCGTGAGCACCTGCCACAGGCGCGGTTCTTCAACCTCTATGGACCCACGGAGACCAACGTCTGCACCTTCCATGAGGTGACGGACATTTCGCCCCACCGCACCGAGCCGGTGCCCATTGGCCGAGCGAGCTGTGGCAACCGCGTGTGGTTGGCCCGGCCGCCGCCGGGCTCAGAGGAAGCGCGGGAGGAAGGCGACGGCGTGGGCGAGCTGATGGTGGAAGGCCCCACGGTGATGCTGGGCTACTGGGGCCAGCCCCGCCATGGGAGCGGGCCGTATGCCACGGGGGACCGCTGCCGCGAGGTGCCGGACGGCACGTTCGAATACCTGGGCCGCCGCGACAACATGCTGAAGGTGCGCGGGCGCCGCATCGAAGCGGGCGAAATCGAAGCGGCGCTGCTCACGCACCCGGACATCCGCGAGGCAGGCGTGATTGCCACCGGCTCCGGCCTGGAAGCGCGGCTGGTGGCCTTCGTGGTCAGCGGCGCCAGCAAGCCCCCTTCCCTGCTCAAGGTGAAGAAGCACTGCGCGGAGCGGTTGCCTCGCTACATGATTGTCGACGAGGTCCGCGTGCTGCCCGAGCTGCCCCGGACTCCCAACGGCAAGCTCAACCGGCGCGCGCTCAGGGAACTGACGCAGGCGCCTTGA
- a CDS encoding AsmA family protein — MDSTTAERPRRRWARIIAGVVFTILVVLPALALVAAVVVLRNLDSPWLKQPIVSEVKAATGLQVDYQVAQVELLSGLKLGGLVVLTPAPFHTAAPELLRVGTLEAHWSPRALVTGPIRIERVVVRDVALALVADDSGATSLTGLTGPEAPEPPPVEAPVSASQQVANLLGAPLPVGHVDVTGVSLSYVRVQRGEVAERWSLGGLAARVEAKQHDGEWKVFANLGQAGAPLPLELRHEGAATPPALAELAFALSLEAGASAARAQVDLDVTQQTFDPRFSVRSLLHGAVAARFDVEKRHIAVELERTQLTDSAELEAQAVLPDAADAPPVVTRALADIELGRLLAAIPPEWRPFTLERGKVKLDAQDVTLSAMPQLGPRGRLGLDVDVASLRVTGEPVRLALGGGRVTLVATPDPRQGLSAQLTFGIDGLDVGGPTALRIPKAHGEVKGHQLRPEPSSPLQVAGNASLSGMVESLDLRTPDLRAQAERMGFQLSAPLAAAPPLALSANVPVGALHVSSPDGRTLLKGPVRVKLDASNAFPQLDEPQLSRGRAQLVLDIGDIQASLDATKDTDAVSYTLAARTPDLAAARPFIPDSVAARIPWRHLGVSLDSKGSVKALFSSAPRLEHRTELKLQRPAWDNVTASDVAVVMRSRGDAWRHQGDVDLRIEGLRTGEKDMGLQHQTLTLDLNRRKPAFRLGLTSHEGPKVMLDAAAAFDRKARALRIDVKGDIPPLGPLAPLLAMAQVPPELDAGRLAVGIELHGTLRGVLTGVTADGTPRLAPDPARTASFDGTAVVSARGLRWRQDALSLNVPALHWQLASRVEGPKRTVHSDLRVEKLTVGLSDRRLSFSELTSDTTASFAEALEADDIELKQHLKLRALEQNPALPYPVQDVEATFSARRKPTGVIHVPQLQLTNAGTSTHLKVRGRLDLSEDRRRLGLRGELSQDMARLARPGMLEGSGKVTVDFRVGSPDLVVFRTVSNLLLQDLNLRLPEQGFEIEGMDGNVPLTENLEFSEGQLRLLSDIDVNPYPMLRFADQHPLLSRSGYVSAKRISTPLVAVAPLAGNLSIDQHVVSMTQLEMGVRGGRITGQWLLDWQGKHSTLEARVRATGVQSSRGEPFDGNAAVVISAKDRSINGRAEILRIGNRHLLDLLDIEDPRHVNPATNRVRYALRLGYPEHVRVSFNHGFGSLRITMGGLAKLLSIDEIRGIPMGPIVDQLIKSMTPPETTP; from the coding sequence ATGGATTCCACCACAGCTGAACGTCCTCGCCGGCGGTGGGCTCGAATCATCGCGGGCGTGGTTTTTACAATCCTAGTCGTGCTCCCCGCGCTGGCACTGGTCGCTGCCGTGGTGGTGTTGCGCAACCTGGACAGTCCCTGGCTGAAGCAGCCCATTGTCTCCGAGGTGAAGGCGGCCACCGGGCTCCAGGTGGACTACCAGGTCGCCCAGGTCGAGCTCCTCTCGGGGTTGAAGTTGGGTGGGCTGGTGGTGCTGACACCCGCTCCGTTCCATACCGCCGCGCCCGAGTTGCTGCGCGTCGGCACGTTGGAGGCGCACTGGTCGCCCCGTGCGCTGGTGACCGGTCCCATCCGGATTGAGCGGGTGGTGGTGCGGGACGTGGCGCTCGCCCTGGTCGCTGACGATTCAGGCGCCACCTCCCTCACGGGACTGACGGGACCTGAAGCCCCAGAGCCGCCGCCCGTTGAAGCGCCGGTGAGTGCCTCCCAGCAGGTCGCCAACCTCCTGGGAGCGCCGCTTCCTGTCGGGCACGTCGATGTGACGGGCGTGTCGCTGAGCTACGTCCGCGTCCAGCGTGGCGAAGTCGCCGAGCGCTGGTCCCTGGGCGGGCTCGCGGCGCGGGTCGAAGCGAAGCAACACGACGGGGAATGGAAGGTCTTCGCGAACCTGGGCCAGGCGGGCGCCCCGCTGCCGCTGGAACTGCGCCACGAAGGCGCCGCCACGCCCCCGGCCCTCGCGGAGTTGGCGTTCGCCCTTTCGCTGGAGGCTGGTGCTTCGGCCGCTCGCGCGCAGGTGGACCTCGATGTCACCCAGCAGACCTTCGACCCACGCTTCTCGGTCCGGTCGCTGCTTCACGGCGCGGTGGCCGCGCGGTTCGATGTCGAGAAGCGCCACATCGCCGTGGAGCTGGAGCGCACCCAGTTGACGGACAGCGCGGAGCTCGAGGCCCAGGCCGTGCTCCCGGATGCCGCGGACGCGCCCCCGGTCGTGACACGCGCCCTGGCGGACATCGAGCTTGGAAGGCTGCTGGCGGCAATCCCTCCCGAATGGCGTCCGTTCACGCTCGAGCGCGGCAAGGTCAAGCTGGACGCACAAGACGTCACCCTGAGCGCGATGCCTCAACTGGGGCCTCGCGGCAGACTGGGCCTGGACGTGGACGTCGCGTCGCTCCGGGTGACGGGTGAGCCAGTCCGGCTGGCGCTCGGCGGAGGACGCGTCACCCTGGTGGCGACACCTGATCCGCGGCAAGGGCTCTCCGCGCAGCTGACGTTCGGAATCGATGGCCTCGACGTGGGAGGCCCCACGGCCCTGCGGATTCCAAAGGCCCACGGTGAAGTGAAGGGACATCAGCTCCGCCCAGAGCCCTCATCCCCGCTCCAGGTCGCCGGGAACGCGAGCCTGTCGGGCATGGTGGAGTCCCTGGACCTCCGGACTCCCGACCTCCGAGCGCAGGCCGAACGGATGGGCTTCCAGCTCAGCGCGCCGCTGGCGGCAGCACCTCCCCTCGCACTGAGCGCGAACGTGCCCGTCGGGGCGCTCCATGTGTCGTCGCCGGATGGGCGCACGCTGCTGAAAGGCCCCGTGCGCGTGAAGCTCGATGCGTCGAACGCGTTCCCACAGCTCGACGAGCCCCAGCTCAGCCGAGGCCGCGCGCAGCTCGTGCTCGACATCGGCGACATTCAGGCGTCCCTGGATGCCACCAAGGACACCGACGCGGTGTCTTACACCCTGGCCGCTCGGACCCCGGACCTCGCCGCCGCCCGCCCCTTCATTCCCGACTCGGTCGCGGCGCGCATTCCGTGGCGGCACCTGGGCGTGAGCCTGGACTCCAAGGGCAGCGTGAAGGCGCTCTTCTCATCCGCGCCCCGGCTGGAGCACCGCACGGAGCTGAAGCTGCAACGGCCCGCGTGGGACAACGTGACGGCCAGCGACGTCGCCGTCGTGATGCGCTCGCGGGGTGACGCCTGGCGCCACCAGGGCGATGTGGACCTGCGAATCGAAGGGCTCCGGACTGGTGAGAAGGACATGGGGCTCCAGCATCAGACGCTGACCCTGGACCTCAACCGCCGGAAGCCCGCGTTCCGGTTGGGCCTCACCAGTCATGAAGGGCCGAAGGTCATGCTGGACGCCGCGGCGGCGTTCGACCGGAAGGCCCGCGCCCTTCGCATCGACGTGAAGGGCGACATTCCCCCACTGGGCCCCCTGGCGCCCTTGCTGGCCATGGCGCAGGTGCCCCCGGAGCTGGATGCCGGGCGGCTCGCGGTGGGCATCGAGCTGCACGGCACGCTTCGCGGCGTGCTCACGGGTGTCACAGCCGATGGCACCCCGCGACTCGCCCCGGACCCGGCGCGTACCGCCAGCTTCGATGGAACAGCGGTGGTGAGCGCGCGGGGCCTGCGCTGGAGGCAGGACGCCCTTTCGCTCAACGTTCCCGCGCTGCATTGGCAGCTGGCGTCTCGCGTCGAAGGTCCCAAGCGAACCGTTCACAGTGACCTGCGCGTGGAGAAGCTCACGGTCGGATTGAGCGATCGGCGGCTGTCCTTCTCGGAGCTGACCAGCGACACCACCGCCAGCTTCGCCGAGGCGCTGGAAGCGGATGACATCGAGCTGAAGCAGCACTTGAAGCTTCGCGCGCTCGAACAGAACCCGGCGCTGCCCTATCCGGTCCAGGACGTGGAAGCGACGTTCTCCGCGCGGCGCAAGCCCACGGGCGTCATCCATGTTCCCCAGCTCCAACTGACCAACGCGGGGACCAGCACCCATTTAAAGGTCCGGGGGCGGCTCGACCTCAGCGAGGACCGGCGCCGCCTGGGGCTCCGGGGCGAGCTGTCGCAGGACATGGCCAGGCTCGCGCGCCCCGGGATGCTGGAGGGAAGCGGCAAGGTCACCGTCGACTTCCGCGTGGGCTCACCCGACCTCGTCGTCTTCCGGACCGTCTCCAACCTGCTCCTCCAGGACTTGAACCTGCGCCTGCCCGAGCAGGGGTTCGAGATTGAAGGGATGGACGGCAACGTCCCGCTCACCGAGAACCTCGAGTTCAGCGAGGGACAACTGCGGCTGCTGAGCGACATCGACGTGAACCCGTACCCGATGCTTCGTTTCGCCGACCAGCATCCCCTGCTCTCCCGCAGCGGGTATGTGTCCGCCAAACGCATCAGCACGCCGCTCGTCGCCGTCGCGCCCCTGGCGGGGAACCTGTCCATCGACCAGCACGTCGTCTCCATGACGCAGTTGGAGATGGGGGTTCGCGGTGGGCGCATCACCGGACAGTGGCTCCTGGACTGGCAAGGCAAGCACTCCACCCTGGAGGCCCGCGTGCGAGCCACCGGGGTCCAGTCCTCCCGAGGCGAGCCCTTCGACGGCAATGCCGCCGTGGTCATCTCCGCGAAGGACCGCAGCATCAATGGCCGCGCGGAGATTCTGCGCATTGGCAACCGCCACCTGCTGGACCTGCTCGACATCGAAGACCCCCGCCATGTCAACCCCGCCACCAACCGGGTCCGCTATGCCTTGCGGCTGGGCTACCCGGAGCACGTGCGGGTGAGCTTCAACCACGGCTTCGGCAGCCTGCGCATCACCATGGGCGGCCTGGCGAAGCTGCTCAGCATCGACGAAATCCGAGGCATCCCCATGGGCCCCATCGTCGACCAGCTCATCAAATCCATGACTCCTCCGGAGACCACGCCATGA
- a CDS encoding DUF1318 domain-containing protein: protein MKHRGLLLWAALATSGCISAPEIVMVDRATALEEQASGSFKDVEQRLARAGMNPTPVPFTPNQLEELGIQPTPLVENIGRTPADRVDDLLRRHCVGEGRDGLLVNTRRRCQAGRMTADDVALVERVNRSRQLLWKWMRSARPDVPEETLRRNWHKVHAEGVVCGGWVEAEDGTWGEKQC, encoded by the coding sequence ATGAAACACCGTGGGTTGCTGCTGTGGGCCGCCCTCGCCACGTCCGGGTGCATCAGCGCACCGGAGATTGTCATGGTGGACCGCGCGACGGCGCTCGAGGAACAGGCCTCGGGCTCGTTCAAGGACGTGGAGCAGCGGCTGGCTCGCGCGGGCATGAATCCCACGCCGGTGCCATTCACACCCAATCAACTGGAAGAGCTGGGCATCCAGCCCACGCCGCTGGTGGAGAACATCGGCAGGACGCCCGCGGACCGCGTTGACGACCTGCTCCGTCGCCACTGCGTGGGCGAAGGGCGGGACGGGCTGCTGGTGAATACCCGGCGCCGCTGCCAGGCCGGGCGAATGACAGCCGACGACGTGGCCCTGGTCGAGCGGGTGAATCGCTCCCGTCAGTTGCTCTGGAAGTGGATGCGGTCGGCCCGCCCCGACGTCCCGGAAGAGACGCTGCGCCGGAACTGGCACAAGGTGCACGCGGAGGGTGTCGTCTGCGGCGGTTGGGTCGAGGCCGAGGATGGGACCTGGGGAGAGAAGCAGTGCTGA